The Salvia splendens isolate huo1 chromosome 21, SspV2, whole genome shotgun sequence genome includes a window with the following:
- the LOC121783715 gene encoding putative late blight resistance protein homolog R1B-14 isoform X2 has protein sequence MGAWNQLQPYFPDEGNGSRIVFTTRMTNVDRVVHTKYFFQKRLLSDQESWELFCKTAFSDKCPSELEEIGKTIARKMGGLPLAPVEIGKHVSKFPTTVDCWMEAVLNMNSLIRKTTIPKVVNAELPHHLKACLFYLGLLHPNHDIPTSQLIKLWVAEGFIEPEADQNLEQIAGEYLEELVSRGLVMVHERSYTGRIKTCGIIHKLVRDICVTQSQQQKLFHIVNKGSTTTNQRRLSIQSDVLLGGMAVSRVRSLVFTYTEHQNPFLVFERVRWLRVLHALPVRFHEFPNELLKLVLLRYLAITFEGELPSSISRLLNLEALIIISRQAICFPVFLPLEIWKLEKLMHLHCMGFDLPVPSTEQGDDLYLMNLLTLSGLIQHSMVLKYPVLLLSSVISISLSHSNAQSRTHPELHFPFWS, from the exons ATGGGGGCCTGGAATCAACTTCAACCCTACTTTCCAGATGAGGGAAATGGTAGTCGGATCGTGTTCACAACTAGAATGACCAACGTGGATCGTGTTGTTCacacaaaatattttttccAAAAGCGTTTATTGAGTGATCAGGAAAGCTGGGAGTTGTTTTGTAAGACAGCATTCTCTGATAAGTGTCCTTCGGAACTTGAGGAAATCGGGAAAACAATTGCCAGAAAAATGGGAGGACTTCCCTTAGCACCGGTTGAAATTGGTAAACACGTATCAAAGTTTCCAACAACAGTGGATTGTTGGATGGAAGCTGTTCTGAATATGAATTCACTTATTCGGAAAACAACCATCCCAAAGGTTGTGAATGCTGAATTGCCTCACCATTTAAAGGCATGCCTTTTTTACTTGGGCCTACTCCATCCAAACCATGATATCCCTACTTCTCAACTCATCAAATTATGGGTGGCTGAGGGATTCATCGAGCCTGAAGCTGATCAAAACTTGGAACAAATAGCTGGGGAATATCTGGAGGAACTTGTTTCCAGAGGTCTTGTTATGGTTCATGAGCGGAGCTACACTGGTAGAATCAAAACCTGCGGAATTATCCATAAGCTCGTTCGGGATATATGTGTCACTCAATCTCAACAGCAAAAATTATTCCATATTGTAAACAAAGGCTCTACCACAACAAACCAAAGGCGGCTGAGCATCCAGAGTGATGTTTTACTTGGAGGGATGGCTGTTTCACGTGTACGCTCTCTTGTTTTTACGTACACGGAGCACCAAAATCCATTTCTGGTGTTTGAGCGCGTTAGATGGCTAAGGGTACTACATGCACTTCCTGTCAGATTTCACGAGTTCCCCAATGAATTACTAAAGCTAGTTCTGTTGAGGTACCTGGCCATCACATTTGAGGGTGAGCTGCCATCATCAATTTCTAGACTCTTGAACCTTGAAGCCTTGATTATTATCTCTCGTCAGGCCATCTGCTTCCCTGTCTTTCTTCCGTTAGAGATCTGGAAATTGGAGAAACTGATGCACCTGCACTGTATGGGCTTTGACCTGCCAGTTCCTTCAACAGAACAAGGGGATGATCTGTACCTCATGAACCTTCTCACGCTTTCAG GTTTGATCCAGCACTCCATGGTGTTGAAATATCCTGTTCTGCTGCTCTCTTCAGTGATCTCCATCAGTTTGAGTCATTCAAATGCGCAGTCACGAACCCATCCAGAGTTGCATTTTCCCTTCTGGTCTTAA
- the LOC121785589 gene encoding putative late blight resistance protein homolog R1A-10, with protein sequence MAYALVVSLKQTLEPLIDSARSRVQICSSELQPIYEDLCYLKSFFDKVKSLEDSNSVEELEKDVKDVLQNARDLIESHLSDVVHSAGDGSWNSSAGFSPKMVKVKDKLSPFIDVLKAKENELTGNQQLPPDVAVPVPVPVLSRINHRFVELEYEVEMLQKRLLEPDSGLQVCYIVGMFGIGKTTLARIVYNNEDIVYKFDMRLIVVIGVKYKLEELLLRLLRPLLHERVSEVKKEETVHELGDRLRESLSHMTYLVVLDDLRDMRVWEQLRPYFPDVGNGSRIMITTRMTNMDCAREYIHRKCPLSEEASWWLFRKIAFSNMEMDMYELDPIGKTIAKNMGGLPLALVEIGEVVSKLPKTVECWRKVAQNMNSHIQETSIPKAVNAGLPQHLKACFLYLCLFQRHYAIPTSTLIKLWVAEGFIEPEADQSLEQIAEEYLEDLVSRSLVIVHERSYTGRIKTCGVIRELVWDVCVSEAQQQKLIHIVNKDTASSGVGIKYPRRLSIQSDVAVGVTGSGRLRSLVFMCADTEHQDPLPVFERVKWLRVLHALPIRFSKFPDQVLKLVRLRYLAITFEGELPSSISTLWDLQALIIVSSRAISSPVFLPLEIWELQKLRHLHCMGFDLPLPSADLNLMKLLTLSGVSFRTCVDGVLARIPNVIKLGIRFNPADHAVEVSCFQAVFSYLNHLESFKCGVTSQSEAAFSLLGFPSGLIKLTLGGSGFLWDEHTSIISDLPHLQVLKLRWRAFCGPKWELYEGGFPRLKFLALEDLDIEQLIAESNHFPVLQKLLIRRCYKLQEIPIEMGDIPTLEVIEVKDCCESLIESVRHIKREQEELGNEDLLIRIL encoded by the coding sequence ATGGCTTATGCATTAGTCGTTTCTCTGAAACAGACGTTAGAGCCCCTTATTGATTCAGCTCGATCAAGAGTTCAAATTTGCAGCTCGGAGCTTCAACCCATTTACGAAGACCTCTGTTACCTAAAGTCATTTTTTGATAAAGTGAAATCTTTAGAAGACAGCAACAGCGTTGAGGAACTGGAAAAAGATGTAAAGGATGTTTTGCAGAATGCTCGAGATCTGATAGAATCCCATTTATCAGATGTAGTCCATTCTGCAGGAGATGGGAGTTGGAATAGTTCAGCTGGGTTTTCCCCAAAAATGGTGAAAGTCAAAGATAAACTCTCTCCCTTTATCGATGTGTTGAAGGCCAAGGAAAATGAGCTCACAGGAAACCAGCAATTGCCCCCTGATGTTGCCGTTCCTGTTCCTGTTCCTGTTCTATCAAGAATCAACCACAGGTTTGTGGAATTGGAATATGAAGTAGAAATGTTGCAAAAACGTCTTTTGGAGCCAGATTCCGGGCTACAGGTTTGCTATATTGTCGGGATGTTTGGTATTGGTAAGACTACTCTTGCCAGGATCGTATATAACAATGAAGATATCGTTTACAAGTTCGATATGCGCTTAATTGTAGTAATAGGTGTAAAATATAAGTTGGAAGAGTTATTGCTGCGTCTTCTTCGTCCATTATTACATGAGAGGGTTTCAGAAGTAAAGAAAGAAGAGACGGTTCATGAATTAGGGGACCGTCTCAGGGAATCTTTATCTCATATGACTTATCTGGTTGTATTAGATGACTTAAGGGATATGCGTGTATGGGAACAACTCCGACCATACTTTCCAGATGTGGGAAATGGTAGTCGAATCATGATTACAACTAGGATGACGAATATGGATTGCGCTAGAGAATATATTCATCGAAAGTGCCCCTTGTCGGAAGAGGCAAGTTGGTGGTTGTTTCGTAAGATAGCATTCTCTAACATGGAGATGGATATGTATGAACTTGACCCAATAGGCAAGACAATTGCGAAAAACATGGGCGGACTTCCCTTGGCACTAGTCGAGATTGGTGAAGTCGTATCTAAGCTACCAAAAACAGTGGAGTGTTGGAGGAAAGTTGCTCAAAATATGAATTCACATATTCAGGAAACAAGCATCCCAAAGGCTGTGAATGCTGGATTGCCTCAGCATTTAAAGGCATGCTTTCTCTATTTGTGCCTATTCCAACGTCACTATGCTATCCCAACTTCTACACTCATAAAATTATGGGTTGCTGAGGGATTCATCGAGCCTGAAGCAGATCAAAGCTTGGAACAAATAGCTGAGGAGTATCTCGAGGACCTTGTTTCCAGAAGTCTTGTTATAGTTCATGAGCGGAGCTACACTGGTCGAATCAAAACCTGCGGAGTGATCCGGGAGCTCGTTTGGGATGTCTGTGTCTCTGAAGCTCAGCAGCAAAAATTAATCCATATTGTAAACAAAGACACTGCAAGTTCTGGAGTGGGCATAAAGTACCCAAGGCGGCTGAGCATCCAAAGTGATGTTGCAGTTGGAGTGACGGGGTCAGGTCGTCTACGCTCTCTTGTTTTCATGTGCGCAGACACAGAGCATCAAGATCCATTGCCGGTGTTTGAGCGTGTTAAATGGCTAAGGGTACTGCATGCACTTCCTATCAGATTTAGCAAGTTCCCGGATCAAGTACTGAAGCTGGTTCGGTTGAGGTACCTGGCCATCACATTTGAAGGGGAGCTACCTTCATCGATATCCACACTCTGGGACCTTCAAGCCTTGATTATTGTTTCAAGTCGGGCCATCAGCTCCCCTGTCTTTCTACCGTTGGAGATATGGGAATTACAAAAACTGAGGCACCTACATTGCATGGGTTTCGATCTGCCACTTCCTTCAGCTGATCTGAACCTCATGAAGCTTCTCACGCTTTCAGGTGTGAGTTTCCGTACTTGTGTTGATGGAGTTCTTGCAAGAATTCCCAACGTAATCAAGTTAGGGATTCGGTTTAATCCAGCAGACCACGCTGTTGAAGTTTCCTGTTTTCAAGCTGTTTTTAGCTATCTGAACCACCTTGAGTCATTCAAATGCGGAGTCACAAGCCAATCCGAAGCTGCATTTTCTCTTTTAGGTTTCCCTTCTGGTCTTATAAAGCTAACCTTGGGTGGAAGTGGATTTCTGTGGGATGAGCATACCTCCATCATTTCTGATTTACCACATCTTCAAGTACTAAAGCTGCGGTGGCGCGCCTTCTGCGGCCCTAAGTGGGAATTATACGAGGGGGGGTTTCCGCGGCTAAAATTCCTGGCTTTGGAAGACTTGGATATAGAGCAGCTGATAGCAGAGTCTAACCACTTCCCAGTTTTGCAAAAGTTACTTATTAGGCGCTGCTATAAATTGCAAGAGATTCCCATTGAAATGGGAGATATCCCAACACTTGAAGTTATAGAGGTGAAGGATTGCTGCGAGTCCCTTATTGAATCAGTAAGACACATAAAGAGGGAACAAGAGGAGCTAGGAAATGAGGATCTACTAATTCGGATCCTTTAA
- the LOC121783715 gene encoding putative late blight resistance protein homolog R1B-14 isoform X1 has product MGAWNQLQPYFPDEGNGSRIVFTTRMTNVDRVVHTKYFFQKRLLSDQESWELFCKTAFSDKCPSELEEIGKTIARKMGGLPLAPVEIGKHVSKFPTTVDCWMEAVLNMNSLIRKTTIPKVVNAELPHHLKACLFYLGLLHPNHDIPTSQLIKLWVAEGFIEPEADQNLEQIAGEYLEELVSRGLVMVHERSYTGRIKTCGIIHKLVRDICVTQSQQQKLFHIVNKGSTTTNQRRLSIQSDVLLGGMAVSRVRSLVFTYTEHQNPFLVFERVRWLRVLHALPVRFHEFPNELLKLVLLRYLAITFEGELPSSISRLLNLEALIIISRQAICFPVFLPLEIWKLEKLMHLHCMGFDLPVPSTEQGDDLYLMNLLTLSGVSFRTCGDIVLARIPMLTKLGIRFDPALHGVEISCSAALFSDLHQFESFKCAVTNPSRVAFSLLVLKS; this is encoded by the coding sequence ATGGGGGCCTGGAATCAACTTCAACCCTACTTTCCAGATGAGGGAAATGGTAGTCGGATCGTGTTCACAACTAGAATGACCAACGTGGATCGTGTTGTTCacacaaaatattttttccAAAAGCGTTTATTGAGTGATCAGGAAAGCTGGGAGTTGTTTTGTAAGACAGCATTCTCTGATAAGTGTCCTTCGGAACTTGAGGAAATCGGGAAAACAATTGCCAGAAAAATGGGAGGACTTCCCTTAGCACCGGTTGAAATTGGTAAACACGTATCAAAGTTTCCAACAACAGTGGATTGTTGGATGGAAGCTGTTCTGAATATGAATTCACTTATTCGGAAAACAACCATCCCAAAGGTTGTGAATGCTGAATTGCCTCACCATTTAAAGGCATGCCTTTTTTACTTGGGCCTACTCCATCCAAACCATGATATCCCTACTTCTCAACTCATCAAATTATGGGTGGCTGAGGGATTCATCGAGCCTGAAGCTGATCAAAACTTGGAACAAATAGCTGGGGAATATCTGGAGGAACTTGTTTCCAGAGGTCTTGTTATGGTTCATGAGCGGAGCTACACTGGTAGAATCAAAACCTGCGGAATTATCCATAAGCTCGTTCGGGATATATGTGTCACTCAATCTCAACAGCAAAAATTATTCCATATTGTAAACAAAGGCTCTACCACAACAAACCAAAGGCGGCTGAGCATCCAGAGTGATGTTTTACTTGGAGGGATGGCTGTTTCACGTGTACGCTCTCTTGTTTTTACGTACACGGAGCACCAAAATCCATTTCTGGTGTTTGAGCGCGTTAGATGGCTAAGGGTACTACATGCACTTCCTGTCAGATTTCACGAGTTCCCCAATGAATTACTAAAGCTAGTTCTGTTGAGGTACCTGGCCATCACATTTGAGGGTGAGCTGCCATCATCAATTTCTAGACTCTTGAACCTTGAAGCCTTGATTATTATCTCTCGTCAGGCCATCTGCTTCCCTGTCTTTCTTCCGTTAGAGATCTGGAAATTGGAGAAACTGATGCACCTGCACTGTATGGGCTTTGACCTGCCAGTTCCTTCAACAGAACAAGGGGATGATCTGTACCTCATGAACCTTCTCACGCTTTCAGGTGTGAGTTTTCGTACTTGTGGTGACATAGTTCTTGCAAGAATTCCCATGCTAACCAAGTTAGGGATCAGGTTTGATCCAGCACTCCATGGTGTTGAAATATCCTGTTCTGCTGCTCTCTTCAGTGATCTCCATCAGTTTGAGTCATTCAAATGCGCAGTCACGAACCCATCCAGAGTTGCATTTTCCCTTCTGGTCTTAAAAAGCTAA